Proteins from a genomic interval of Alphaproteobacteria bacterium CG11_big_fil_rev_8_21_14_0_20_39_49:
- the mreC gene encoding rod shape-determining protein MreC produces the protein MISSTPVKSSFIIHISRPVKALIRKFSLALLFILAISGIIIGKIDSPITNDIRTKITDIASPVIGAMSAPVNFISNFKESMQSYFFVHKKNEDLVKENERLKTKLINLSGLAYENERLKELLNYTEQLKYNYISAKVVGNTSGPFYSSVIINAGKPHNVKKGQAVVNEEGLVGRIIEVGEKSSRVLLLTDINSNIPVITSRSREPAIMSGNNNEMPRLRYLSNETKTEELEVVKTSGDGDVYPYGLHVGVIKIDASGARYVQPFVELHKLEHLSVIDYSG, from the coding sequence ATGATAAGCAGCACACCGGTAAAATCCAGTTTTATTATACATATATCAAGACCTGTGAAAGCGTTAATCAGGAAGTTTTCACTGGCACTTTTATTTATTCTGGCAATATCGGGTATAATAATCGGCAAGATAGACAGCCCTATAACCAATGATATCCGAACTAAAATAACGGATATAGCATCGCCTGTGATAGGTGCGATGTCGGCACCTGTAAATTTTATAAGCAATTTTAAAGAATCAATGCAAAGCTATTTTTTCGTACATAAAAAAAACGAAGATCTGGTAAAAGAAAACGAACGGCTTAAAACCAAACTTATAAATCTTTCGGGTCTTGCATATGAAAATGAAAGGTTAAAAGAGCTTTTGAATTATACCGAACAACTAAAATATAATTACATATCCGCAAAAGTAGTGGGAAACACGAGCGGTCCTTTTTATAGTTCGGTTATTATCAATGCCGGTAAGCCTCATAATGTAAAGAAAGGGCAGGCAGTAGTTAATGAAGAAGGTCTTGTAGGTCGTATAATTGAGGTCGGCGAAAAAAGCTCAAGGGTATTATTATTGACCGATATAAACTCTAATATACCTGTTATAACAAGTCGTTCACGAGAGCCTGCCATCATGTCGGGAAATAATAATGAGATGCCGAGATTACGATATTTATCAAATGAAACTAAAACTGAAGAACTGGAGGTAGTAAAAACTTCCGGCGATGGCGATGTTTACCCTTACGGTCTGCATGTAGGAGTAATAAAAATCGATGCGAGCGGTGCAAGATATGTTCAGCCTTTTGTAGAATTGCATAAACTTGAGCATTTAAGTGTAATCGACTATTCGGGATAA
- a CDS encoding glycosyltransferase — MNLTDFLTEKSVICKNSLQKVLDICEQTGSSLEDILICHNYVNPKKLYSAIADFNKLEFADLRISPCDMKILNNAHKPFYRSLNAIPWKKDGDNIVIAAAKITDELKQWASVNFEKYKFAITTPFDIHHSINKILVDRNNFEAIEILSKYQPQYSAKYLFKDVQFRLLIMFFILIASLFFVFPQKAIFTFFVAISFFYFTTLAVKTLLFFIGMYKSKDISKNQKHLKIDDKDLPVYTILVPLYKETRVLQKLTNAIRSLDYPKSKLDVKLIVEEDDTDTVKAIKDLKCERFFEIIEVPFSLPRTKPKACNYAMQFAKGEYITIYDAEDIPDPLQLKKVLYTFYNDSKDIKCVQCKLNYFNREENLLSKLFAIEYSTLFDFLLFGLEALKIPIPLGGTSNHFRKSTLDKLMGWDPYNVTEDADIGIRIAQKGWRCKIIDSTTFEECPIKAGAWIRQRSRWIKGHLQTYFVHMQNPMQLYKKTGLIGFMGIQFFLGAPVLIFLLSPIMWGLFVCFVTGLLQLPPDMPDRFYILMDYSMLMLATGFSLQWLQAAVAVRKNKWQNMGKAVMSFPFYWFLHSVASFKALWQLITNPFYWEKTSHGETSINC; from the coding sequence ATGAACCTGACAGATTTTCTTACGGAAAAATCCGTTATTTGTAAAAATTCATTACAAAAAGTTTTAGATATCTGTGAGCAAACAGGGTCATCACTAGAAGATATACTTATATGTCATAATTACGTTAATCCGAAAAAATTATATTCGGCAATCGCAGATTTTAACAAGCTTGAATTTGCAGACCTTAGGATATCCCCTTGTGATATGAAAATATTAAATAATGCACATAAACCGTTTTACAGGTCGCTCAATGCTATTCCATGGAAAAAAGACGGTGATAATATAGTTATAGCGGCAGCAAAGATAACAGATGAGTTGAAGCAGTGGGCATCAGTGAATTTTGAAAAATATAAATTCGCTATAACTACGCCTTTTGATATTCACCATAGTATTAACAAGATATTAGTCGATAGGAATAACTTTGAGGCAATTGAGATATTAAGTAAATATCAACCGCAATATTCGGCTAAATATTTATTCAAGGACGTTCAGTTTAGATTATTGATAATGTTCTTTATTTTAATTGCAAGCCTATTTTTTGTGTTTCCGCAAAAAGCAATCTTTACATTCTTTGTGGCAATCAGTTTTTTCTACTTTACTACACTCGCTGTAAAAACGCTCCTGTTCTTTATAGGCATGTATAAAAGTAAGGATATCTCAAAAAATCAAAAGCATCTAAAGATAGATGATAAGGATTTGCCCGTATATACGATATTAGTTCCGCTTTATAAGGAAACAAGAGTATTACAAAAACTGACAAATGCCATAAGGAGCCTTGATTATCCGAAATCAAAACTTGATGTCAAACTTATAGTAGAAGAAGACGATACAGATACCGTCAAGGCAATAAAAGACCTAAAATGCGAACGCTTTTTTGAGATTATCGAAGTTCCTTTCTCGCTACCTCGCACAAAACCAAAAGCCTGTAATTATGCCATGCAATTTGCTAAAGGGGAATATATCACTATATACGATGCCGAGGATATACCCGACCCTTTGCAGTTAAAAAAAGTGCTTTATACCTTCTATAACGATTCTAAGGATATAAAATGCGTTCAATGTAAGCTAAACTATTTTAACCGTGAGGAAAATCTTCTATCGAAGCTGTTTGCAATCGAATACTCCACATTATTCGATTTTTTGCTGTTTGGTCTTGAGGCATTGAAAATACCTATCCCGCTAGGGGGAACAAGCAACCATTTTAGGAAGTCTACACTTGATAAGCTAATGGGATGGGATCCTTATAATGTTACCGAAGATGCCGATATAGGTATTCGTATCGCACAAAAGGGGTGGCGATGCAAAATTATTGATTCAACAACATTTGAGGAATGCCCTATCAAGGCGGGGGCTTGGATAAGGCAGCGTTCAAGATGGATAAAAGGGCATTTACAGACCTATTTTGTTCATATGCAAAATCCGATGCAATTATATAAAAAAACAGGTCTTATAGGATTTATGGGAATACAGTTTTTTCTCGGTGCGCCGGTACTTATATTTTTATTAAGCCCGATAATGTGGGGACTTTTTGTTTGTTTTGTAACAGGCTTGTTGCAACTGCCCCCCGATATGCCTGACAGGTTCTATATATTGATGGATTATAGCATGTTAATGCTGGCAACGGGATTTTCATTGCAGTGGTTGCAGGCTGCCGTTGCAGTACGGAAAAACAAATGGCAAAATATGGGTAAGGCGGTTATGTCGTTCCCGTTTTATTGGTTCTTACATTCGGTCGCCAGCTTCAAGGCACTTTGGCAGTTAATCACCAATCCTTTTTATTGGGAAAAAACATCTCATGGCGAAACCTCAATAAACTGCTAA
- a CDS encoding rod shape-determining protein RodA: MASIGLAMLYSAAEGSFHPWASKQIIRFVALFPFMILIAIIDIKIWFRASYVIYFLALIALVFTELFGSSAMGATRWISIGPFNIQPSEIMKVCLVFALARYFHTTSPMNIGRITYLIPPLIMVALPSFLILKQPDLGTTFILITVAGVVFFVAGVSIWKFIAVGVSGLALAPLIWMHMHDYQKKRVTSFLNPEGDPMGAGYNILQSKIAIGSGGLSGKGFLQGTQSQLSFLPEKQTDFIFTMLTEEFGFIGGITVIFLYALLITYGIFIAAMSKNIYGRLMAIGITGILFFHVFINIAMVMGLIPVVGAPLPLLSYGGTIMMTILISFGLLLNVSLHSEETFNR, from the coding sequence ATGGCAAGTATAGGGTTAGCAATGTTATATTCTGCTGCCGAGGGCAGTTTTCACCCTTGGGCAAGCAAGCAGATAATACGTTTTGTCGCATTATTTCCCTTTATGATATTAATAGCAATTATTGACATTAAAATATGGTTCAGGGCATCATATGTAATCTATTTTTTAGCACTTATTGCCCTCGTTTTTACCGAGTTATTCGGGTCATCTGCCATGGGTGCTACCAGATGGATAAGCATAGGTCCTTTTAATATACAGCCGTCTGAGATAATGAAGGTTTGTCTGGTATTTGCCCTTGCAAGATATTTTCATACCACAAGCCCGATGAATATAGGCAGGATAACTTATCTAATCCCCCCACTTATCATGGTTGCACTTCCTTCCTTTCTTATCCTCAAGCAACCCGACCTTGGTACTACATTTATTTTAATTACGGTTGCGGGAGTCGTTTTCTTTGTAGCCGGTGTCAGCATATGGAAATTTATTGCGGTAGGGGTTAGCGGCTTAGCACTTGCACCTCTTATATGGATGCATATGCATGATTACCAGAAAAAACGTGTAACCAGCTTTTTAAACCCTGAGGGTGACCCTATGGGGGCGGGCTATAATATACTTCAGTCAAAGATAGCTATAGGTTCCGGAGGGTTATCGGGTAAAGGTTTTCTGCAAGGAACACAAAGCCAGTTAAGCTTTTTACCTGAAAAGCAGACCGACTTTATTTTTACGATGCTAACTGAAGAATTCGGCTTTATAGGCGGTATAACGGTTATTTTTCTTTATGCCCTTCTAATAACATACGGAATTTTTATCGCCGCAATGTCCAAAAACATATATGGGCGTTTAATGGCAATCGGTATTACCGGCATATTGTTCTTCCATGTATTTATCAATATTGCCATGGTAATGGGTCTAATACCCGTAGTAGGTGCACCATTGCCACTATTGTCATATGGTGGTACTATTATGATGACAATTCTGATATCGTTCGGATTGCTATTAAATGTAAGTCTGCATAGCGAAGAAACATTCAATAGATAA
- the mrdA gene encoding penicillin-binding protein 2 — translation MLRKKKDKIFSRRIFVLAGLKASLLLGLVARLYYLQIVKTSEYQTFSDSNRIRLFLIPPLRGKILDRQSRILATNRNYYRVIFDKQTKSDSHLVLRKLSEVLEIGESGYQKLVAKLENSKAVGSVTIYEHLTWSDLSKVSVNTPDLPGISIDVGQIRDFPTGAISSHVVGYMGPVSETEIKKNPLLNHPDFKIGRDGIERQLEKDLRGVAGVKKMEVNAYGLPVRELSREESKEGKDVVLTLDRDLQEFVGIRMEGLTGCCVVMNVNNGDILSFVSTPGFDPNEFTYGVSNEYWKELTHNDKKPLINKALSNQYPPGSTFKMVVALTALKEGFSPDKKFYCPGYMDLGKTRFHCWKKEGHGNLDLKQAIMHSCNTYFYNLSKTMDIDNIHAMAAKFGFGKEIGIPLSGEKSGLLPSSEWKRKKYNVAWQKGDTLNVGIGQGYLLATPMQLALMTSRIASGTNVEPSLIAHNVVGPSYEAAKDFSDMGIPKNHLNLIREGMINVVNVPGGTAFGSRIMTKGMSMAGKTGTAQVISKKGLENIKDKITAEELEKTQNHALFVGFGPTEKPKYSIAVVIEHGGGGSKAAAPVARDVMEKVQTLDI, via the coding sequence ATGCTTAGAAAGAAAAAAGACAAGATTTTCAGCAGACGCATATTCGTTTTAGCGGGGCTTAAAGCATCTTTATTGCTTGGTCTTGTAGCAAGGCTATATTATCTGCAAATAGTTAAGACAAGTGAATACCAGACATTTTCCGACAGTAACCGTATCAGGCTATTCCTTATTCCTCCCCTTCGGGGAAAAATATTAGACAGGCAAAGCAGGATACTTGCTACCAACCGTAATTATTACAGGGTGATATTCGACAAACAGACAAAGTCCGATAGCCATCTGGTGTTGAGGAAATTGTCAGAAGTGCTTGAGATAGGCGAAAGCGGTTACCAAAAATTGGTAGCTAAGCTGGAAAACAGTAAAGCGGTAGGTTCGGTAACTATCTATGAGCATCTTACATGGAGTGACCTGTCTAAAGTTTCCGTCAACACCCCCGACCTGCCCGGTATTTCTATTGATGTAGGACAGATAAGGGATTTTCCGACAGGTGCTATATCATCGCATGTTGTAGGTTATATGGGACCGGTATCTGAAACCGAAATAAAAAAGAACCCGCTTTTAAACCACCCTGATTTCAAAATAGGGCGTGACGGTATCGAACGCCAGCTTGAAAAAGATTTACGAGGCGTAGCAGGTGTAAAGAAAATGGAAGTAAATGCTTATGGACTTCCCGTACGTGAGTTATCACGTGAAGAGAGCAAGGAAGGCAAGGACGTGGTACTCACCCTTGACAGAGACTTGCAGGAATTTGTAGGTATAAGAATGGAAGGTCTTACAGGTTGCTGCGTTGTTATGAATGTAAATAACGGAGATATATTATCTTTTGTTTCAACCCCCGGCTTTGACCCTAATGAGTTCACTTATGGTGTTTCGAACGAATACTGGAAGGAACTGACGCATAACGACAAGAAACCCCTTATTAATAAGGCACTTTCAAACCAGTATCCGCCCGGCTCCACCTTTAAGATGGTTGTGGCACTTACTGCATTGAAGGAAGGATTTAGCCCTGATAAGAAATTTTATTGTCCCGGATATATGGATCTTGGCAAGACAAGGTTTCATTGCTGGAAGAAAGAAGGACACGGCAATCTTGATTTGAAGCAGGCTATAATGCATTCATGTAATACTTATTTTTATAACTTATCCAAGACCATGGATATTGATAATATACATGCTATGGCCGCTAAATTCGGCTTCGGTAAAGAAATAGGGATTCCTTTATCAGGCGAGAAATCAGGTCTGTTGCCCAGCAGTGAGTGGAAAAGGAAAAAATATAACGTAGCATGGCAAAAAGGCGATACTTTAAATGTCGGTATAGGTCAGGGTTATCTTCTTGCAACACCTATGCAGCTTGCCTTAATGACATCAAGGATAGCCAGCGGTACTAATGTAGAGCCGTCCCTGATAGCACATAATGTGGTTGGTCCGTCTTATGAAGCGGCTAAAGATTTTTCAGATATGGGAATACCTAAAAATCATTTGAACCTTATACGTGAAGGTATGATAAATGTAGTAAATGTCCCCGGTGGTACGGCTTTTGGCAGCAGAATAATGACAAAAGGAATGTCAATGGCGGGAAAGACCGGCACTGCACAGGTTATATCGAAAAAGGGACTGGAAAATATAAAGGACAAAATAACCGCCGAAGAGCTGGAGAAAACCCAGAATCACGCTTTATTTGTAGGGTTCGGTCCTACTGAAAAGCCAAAATATTCCATTGCCGTGGTTATAGAGCATGGAGGGGGAGGCTCAAAAGCTGCAGCTCCCGTGGCACGTGATGTTATGGAGAAAGTGCAAACTTTAGATATTTAG